The following proteins are encoded in a genomic region of Huiozyma naganishii CBS 8797 chromosome 9, complete genome:
- the ARG4 gene encoding argininosuccinate lyase ARG4 (similar to Saccharomyces cerevisiae ARG4 (YHR018C); ancestral locus Anc_1.354) produces MAEKAQKLWGGRFTGETDPLMHLYNASLPYDYKMYKADLEGTKVYTAGLNKINLITDDELSKIHAGLDQIKSEWDDDKFVRHPSDEDIHTANERRLGEIIGRHIAGKVHTGRSRNDQVVTDMRIYCRDILNEKLLPFMADLIKVLVKRAENEIDTLMPGYTHLQRAQPIRWAHWLSSYATYFTEDYKRLKQILERLNVSPLGAGALAGHPYGIDREFLAEGLNFGGVIGNSLVAVSDRDFVVELMFWGTLFMNHISRFAEDLIIYSTAEFGFVKLSDSYSTGSSLMPQKKNADSLELLRGKSGRVFGDLAGFLMSLKGIPSTYDKDMQEDKESLFDALVTVEHSILIATGVISTLTVVKERMSDALTMDMLATDLADYLVRKGVPFRETHHISGECVAAAEREKLSGIDKLTLEQYQEIDKRFEQDLFETFDFEKSVERRTATGGTAKSAVLKQLASLVSQL; encoded by the coding sequence ATGGCGGAAAAGGCTCAAAAATTGTGGGGTGGGAGGTTCACCGGGGAGACAGATCCATTGATGCATTTGTATAATGCTTCATTGCCTTACGATTACAAGATGTACAAGGCCGATCTCGAGGGGACAAAAGTCTACACAGCAGGTTTGAACAAGATAAACCTGATAACTGATGACGAATTGAGCAAAATCCACGCCGGATTGGACCAAATCAAGTCCGAATGGGATGATGATAAGTTTGTGCGTCATCCTAGCGACGAGGATATCCATACCGCGAACGAGAGACGTCTTGGTGAGATCATTGGCCGTCATATTGCAGGGAAGGTTCATACGGGCAGATCTCGTAACGATCAAGTGGTCACAGATATGAGAATTTACTGCCGCGACATCTTGAATGAAAAGTTGCTGCCCTTTATGGCGGACTTGATCAAAGTCCTTGTCAAGAGAGCCGAAAATGAAATTGATACATTGATGCCTGGTTACACTCACTTACAAAGAGCTCAACCAATTAGATGGGCTCATTGGCTAAGTTCATACGCAACTTACTTTACCGAGGATTATAAAAGACTGAAACAAATATTGGAAAGGTTGAATGTTTCTCCACTAGGTGCAGGTGCCCTGGCTGGTCACCCATATGGGATTGACAGGGAATTTTTGGCTGAAGGTTTGAACTTCGGCGGTGTCATTGGTAATTCCTTGGTTGCCGTGTCCGATAGAGACTTTGTTGTCGAGTTGATGTTCTGGGGGACTCTCTTCATGAACCACATTTCCCGTTTTGCTGAGGATTTGATTATCTACTCCACAGCAGAATTTGGTTTTGTCAAGTTGAGCGACTCTTATTCGACAGGCTCTTCCTTGATGCctcaaaagaaaaatgccGATTCTTTGGAACTACTGAGAGGTAAATCTGGGAGAGTTTTCGGTGACCTGGCAGGTTTCTTAATGAGTTTGAAGGGTATTCCATCGACTTACGACAAGGACATGCAAGAGGACAAGGAATCGCTATTTGATGCTTTAGTGACCGTTGAACACTCCATCTTGATTGCAACGGGTGTGATTTCTACCTTGACTGTAGTAAAGGAACGGATGAGTGATGCTCTGACAATGGATATGCTGGCCACTGATTTGGCAGACTACCTAGTCAGAAAGGGCGTCCCATTCAGAGAAACACATCATATTTCTGGTGAATGTGTTGCCGCTGCTGAAAGGGAAAAGCTAAGTGGTATTGACAAACTGACTTTGGAGCAGTACCAGGAGATCGACAAAAGATTCGAACAAGATTTGTTCGAAACTTTTGACTTCGAGAAGAGTGTCGAAAGAAGAACCGCGACTGGCGGTACAGCAAAATCTGCCGTTTTGAAACAATTAGCAAGCTTGGTATCTCAATTATGA